From the genome of Ancylothrix sp. D3o:
AAACTTGCTCAATGGGAAAGCTGAGGTTAATGCTTTTAAGTGCTATGGTGTCGCCTTCTTGGTAGCTGATAATCAACCAATTGCCTGCCTCGTCCTTATGGTACAAGTCTATTTGGATGCCGGTGGAACTGACTAATAGATAGTCAATCAACGCAGGGTTTTTGCGATACATCCTAAATTTACTGCCCCTGTCAAATGCTTCTGTGCCGGCAGAGAGAACTTCGACAATTAAGCAGGGGTAAGTAATATATTGAGTGGTGGTTTTGTCCCGGTCGTCGCAGGTAACACTAATATCAGGGTGGGTATAGTTATTTGTACCACAAATGTTTACTCGCAAATCTGAGTTGCCGGTGTCGCAACCACTTCCTTCTAAATGGTTAACAAATAAGGTAATCAGTCGGACTGCGATACGGCCATGATTTACACTACTACCAGTTATGCCATGAACTTGACCATCAATATATTCGTATTTTTCGAGTTGCTGGGATTCCCAAACAAAGTATTCTTCGGGGGTAAGCTGTGGGGGGTTATCTTTGCCGGTGCTCATCTTCCTGGCCTCTTCTTATAATTGTATAAACTCTTTGCAATCTGGGTTCAGTATTGTATTTATATTGGTGGTATTCTTGACGAATTTGCTCTAGGGCTTCGAGGCGTTTTAAGGGTGGCTGACTTTGCCAATACTGAAAGTCGTTAGTCTGTTTTTTGTTGGTGGTCTTACAAATTACTTTTTCCATTCCACATATTTAATAGTATAGGGGTTGAGTTTGGGGATTGATGGCTATCAAAGAATGGCTACTTTCTATTACTCTTCAGGACTTTACTAACTAAAGCTAATGCTAGATTGTTTCAAGGCCGGCCTCAATAAAAGCTCTGTTTAAATCCTCCACTAACCCAATAGATTCAGCCTGGTTATGGAGGTAAGCTTTATCTAAAGAGTCTCCCTGTACTTTTAATATACCTAATATATCTCGCCATTGTTTCTCAGAATAGTTAGACTTTCGCCACGA
Proteins encoded in this window:
- a CDS encoding Uma2 family endonuclease, translating into MSTGKDNPPQLTPEEYFVWESQQLEKYEYIDGQVHGITGSSVNHGRIAVRLITLFVNHLEGSGCDTGNSDLRVNICGTNNYTHPDISVTCDDRDKTTTQYITYPCLIVEVLSAGTEAFDRGSKFRMYRKNPALIDYLLVSSTGIQIDLYHKDEAGNWLIISYQEGDTIALKSINLSFPIEQVYRGLNLTPEA
- a CDS encoding toxin secretion, membrane fusion protein; the protein is MEKVICKTTNKKQTNDFQYWQSQPPLKRLEALEQIRQEYHQYKYNTEPRLQRVYTIIRRGQEDEHRQR